The following coding sequences lie in one Xylocopa sonorina isolate GNS202 chromosome 7, iyXylSono1_principal, whole genome shotgun sequence genomic window:
- the LOC143425012 gene encoding uncharacterized protein LOC143425012 isoform X2 encodes MSQSEDAYAPEEPTPDIPISLIDIQMPETPDSTRGQVSDGDTPRLESPKLLKPVLGKVQAKKRLMAFANKFNVLPKVQNKSNLLQTHPTKVSKSKTMSGDNRKPSQNDSNIGLNIDSDSIQYHNRHSSGSKLKKKTEEKILAIEEIRREESKSKMLLAEAMAAASLDEESYMNRNVQNLLENVKIMRDRSRQDEISVSRKSTSKSSVENKYSERKRYGGTKDDRRDSVSKEPKDCNGSKERYYKVSHDKEQRRKDKDKRDDRDKRDDNNKYDENRDKRDDERDKKDNEKDKWEDVREKKGMKEKKNSLKEKGNDLHEKTVEVKDRKEKEKDKDKGKEKDIMNSCSWAELKKCGITINDIIDIRKRDYSERTTKNRTAEDYLRHFEQLLMLNYCRVKRYAFIAEGIDGPKEYPPESIKVTKRGRPLLFYSENPRISLFINRQQIWQSVTTEHREKMREICEADFTRDDAEGEQSQHVRNWYPKTGICKSSENTNWHRPINVQLPRSKWDSEDEDGSPNGADKEQSEVKSSNITPEQESEEFSSQLSVLEEDTNNDKKINEDEISEVEKVDRQSTSPLLHSEGNEKLASEYEQFMKMVCSDIPVAKEFSPNLTKPPDSLSYHEFNIETNLPEDNNYLFEERSVSEKSDKSDTTKVEEKYKVMQEESRQSLEEISKIENDHMSSSSSHIEVEKRVRASSKETHDKSESEDSKSIPSDWENVRIKVERVSDENSDSREPKKKKKKRKKMISSSSDSSSSSSSSDSEEEVKRKKRKRKVSNDSDSFSDSDSSDSSSSSSDSSSSDDKRKKRRKKKRKAEKRKKKAKRMAKAKKKRRRKVSTDSSSSDSSDGRRKKKRKVSSKKLKQKKEYTDKRENNEDLVKTIQKSSLESSPENVKLIRSQVPIKKVKDEAKSGRRKRSIEKHDIWSKESELVRKVIPESSVPSKTHKDDEKKSKTDERYLEEWEMESVIVTQKGEKISKSSVEKVENVEIENIRKIEKKDERSKKEDRSKKDEHFKEKCLNIGKEAVQGGLKMEEDGEGKKKRKREKERKNSSEFLTEWEKESERMTQQIMQDEVKLSKKLEKQKKEKWGETEFDTLNVPSLTQLEREVNKRQLLADEWEVDSLEAVPDLTINKKKSSRTSKKLEKEIRYDKKTDTYISIEKETLRECKRRQDRLSAIRIWEEEQEEGEREAMMIIEQKNKRKKDEWDIEEESYLREKSERKEIVDSSASKIDNSHKEVSSISKETDASMKNDVIIAKKNKKSRWDMASQSEEKIELKAPVMWEEECAEWTKVNKFERRVSLDRCDTMLPKVKIKDEDVCMVEEQTRKSTSKNSSSDIIELFPRKSQDVNLLEPSWVPEEHNRSKSRMRSLESGTQRDVFSDKVKELSSTKEQRTAEHLKGIYELDVKLKNKNVELYSPSSPAASQKSEEIEDFNNSHVSSLSLEKDQLQEKPKKEALIKSDEEPVPNIPLQIKYRDSKYAKLVAAKDEFEEMLGVQKMEDQMLPIDELCSNANYKSLRMDIFAEYESDESRGKASNKSSEAVSSSASVKGEEETNEGKAALKLIPKQLLVRRNNERTKTKLIADDPIQHAAALLTIQKKLRESHAVRNDVKDVPCEEPSAEFKIDCEKKTNIEAPITEIVPTEQITITDVKVDSKDLSITVKTSITTKSDSPGAVKLDFEEYKSIDKTGKVEEFKKSRAVSSKDISDTESQIRSPSREQKRSPGRKENREDKRISDRSREKRDKKFDDRERGDRRSLKQEYSESRRRSSPCGSRRKRRSTSWDQEGSRSESHSRSWSRSRSKSPKRKEESIVASSSREKRSNRIDDDRPDRSRIDDRRERSTRSPRPNTATYNKEHFKKHVSTKGDRDEWNRRKYSCAEREKESRSYDAVEVLRERNVESDRHRDSRFRGDEADRSMWSYESENILRDGNESLDSYPNGQDLDVDYEEKAYYRDDSIERDIMEGPFRPSSKFKHRKSRPGARRDRQWEKEKESVDLDRHGHARRAEKIPPSSRGRSPPRPRRSSPRSSHDRFRRGSRSHSKSWSRSRSRSRSRSRSRSRSTSRPRSMMRSRSRSRSRSGSRSRTRSNSASRMRNPDHLQMAERLRSSRSPSMGRGRNNESSRERNDERDNMTLDDCAERGRRIETIVQSVSGLARDSSVLDANMHIGDNMETVATSFQYSAENEVGNEYYYTENNLTYPPCIDDTTTSSPKRLSLDDRLELELGIKKQQDGTSVPNEYGDNFNTNICYPSPNQQQQQMLYRQQPTVLQVGNVLQVVPADFNGVPVRRESASSSTAPIVRGSSQVVRVGNVLQVVPTSLDWSGGQTSTVEQSGGMMYTATVPQPSPVPSIPISVPVPVPVPMPVPAVPPAMTSSTPVSTLSPVPIPLSVPVPVPGPVSLPVTQTFSRTEVVPQKVPVLPVYNYEAILETRRKEQEERKRLREIRRKEKERRRIERINRRALRLLEKNNMRQSENTNQQKSTALDPSVLKALRESEEQANAEKQQAAIVLEKKEETSVVATSTSAEEEEVPAEEDEEEEEEEEAEVEDDEEDEEEVEEDDEEEEEDEEKSKVNKSKNEINEATATTTTITLDETSKIQIEAESKEWPELPPVPLKGILMTSGFRRTSVPNGNVDDLSTPENESGDNTDREGTEVDKNEFSRDEAGENKSSRSKTQVKKSKSKSIKWKQRNKKSVQFADGIKPGEGTSPSGGEGDMPSPPPPTSVTTRSGIRDVRRSSSRKSRKQEKRTRPPKAKKKVKVKIIKLKKPRVTPLTAMMMDDSDELEDRSPPPPPPGSPPPPHLWPSYLSAYNGNSRAIEVQPTATISNSSVQPPPPPTPLPLLVPPPPLNYTIQPCSKA; translated from the exons ATGTCACAATCAGAGGATGCTTATGCTCCAGAGGAACCAACACCAGACATTCCAATATCTTTGATTGATATACAAATGCCAGAAACGCCAGATAGTACAAGGGGTCAAGTGAGTGATGGAGACACACCCAGGTTGGAGAGTCCCAAATTACTTAAGCCTGTGCTAGGAAAAGTGCAAGCCAAAAAGAGATTAATGGCGTTCGCTAATAAGTTTAATGTGTTACCAAAAGTTCAGAATAAATCCAATCTATTACAAACACATCCTACCAAAGTTTCTAAATCTAAAACTATGTCGGGTGACAATAGGAAACCTTCACAAAATGATTCGAACATAGGGTTAAATATAGACTCAGATTCTATACAGTATCATAATCGTCATTCAAGTGGTagtaaattaaaaaagaaaacag AAGAAAAGATTCTGGCTATCGAGGAAATTAGAAGAGAAGAATCCAAAAGTAAAATGTTGTTGGCGGAAGCTATGGCTGCAG CTAGTTTAGATGAAGAAAGCTATATGAATAGAAATGTACAGAATTTATTAGAAAATGTAAAGATAATGAGAGATAGAAGTAGACAAGATGAAATTAGCGTTTCCCGTAAGAGCACTTCAAAATCGTCGgtcgaaaataaatattctgaaAG aaagcgATATGGAGGAACGAAAGATGATCGAAGAGATAGCGTTAGTAAAGAGCCGAAGGATTGCAATGGTAGCAAAGAACGGTACTATAAAGTTTCCCATGATAAAGAACAACGTAGAAAGGATAAAGATAAAAGAGATGATAGGGATAAACGAGATGATAATAATAAGTATGATGAGAATAGAGATAAAAGGGATGATGAGAGAGACAAAAAGGATAATGAAAAAGATAAGTGGGAAGATGTTCGCGAGAAAAAAGGAATGAAGGAAAAGAAGAATAGTTTGAAAGAGAAAGGAAATGATTTACATGAAAAAACTGTTGAAGTTAAAGATagaaaggaaaaggaaaaggaCAAAGataaaggaaaagagaaagataTTATGAATTCTTGTTCATGGGCAGAGTTAAAGAAGTGTGGTATAACTATCAATGATATTATTGATATTAGAAAGCGCGATTATTCAGAACGGACAACAAAGAATAG AACAGCTGAGGATTATCTGCGTCACTTCGAGCAGTTACTAATGTTAAATTATTGTCGTGTGAAACGTTATGCCTTTATCGCTGAAGGGATCGACGGTCCTAAAGAATATCCTCCTGAATCTATAAAAGTAACTAAACGAGGAagacctctattgttttatTCTGAAAATCCCCGTATCTCCCTTTTTATTAACCGTCAGCAGATCTGGCAATCAGTTACAACCGAGCACCGTGAAAAAATGCGAGAGATATGCGAGGCAGACTTTACACG AGATGATGCAGAAGGAGAACAATCTCAACATGTACGTAACTGGTATCCAAAAACAGGCATATGCAAGTCTAGTGAAAATACCAATTGGCATAGGCCCATCAATGTACAGCTGCCCAGGTCGAAGTGGGATAGCGAAGATGAAGACGGATCACCCAATGGCGCCGATAAAGAACAAAGTGAAGTAAAATCAAGTAACATTACTCCGGAACAAg AATCGGAGGAATTTTCTTCGCAATTAAGTGTGCTGGAGGAAGATACCAATAACGATAAGAAAATCAACGAAGACGAGATTTCAGAAGTTGAAAAAGTAGATAGACAATCAACATCTCCTTTATTGCACTCTGAAGGGAATGAAAAATTAGCATCGGAATACGAACAGTTTATGAAAATGGTTTGTAGCGATATTCCTGTAGCCAAGGAATTTTCACCAAACTTGACAAAACCTCCAGACTCTTTAAGTTATCATGAGTTCAATATAGAAACCAATTTACCCGAAGACAATAATTACCTATTCGAAGAGCGTAGTGTATCTGAGAAATCAGATAAAAGCGACACGACTAAAGTTGAGGAAAAATATAAGGTGATGCAAGAAGAAAGTCGACAGAGTTTGGAGGAAATTTCAAAGATCGAAAATGACCATATGTCCTCAAGCAGTTCCCATATCGAAGTTGAAAAACGTGTAAGAGCAAGTAGCAAAGAGACGCACGATAAAAGTGAATCAGAAGATTCTAAATCGATACCAAGCGACTGGGAGAACGTTCGAATCAAAGTGGAACGTGTAAGCGATGAGAATTCCGACTCTAGGGAAcctaaaaagaagaagaagaagcggaAAAAGATGATTTCTAGCAGCAGTGATTCGTCGAGTTCCTCGAGTTCTTCCGACTCTGAGGAAGAAGTGAaacgaaaaaagagaaaacgaaAGGTGTCTAACGATTCGGACTCGTTCTCAGATTCGGATAGCAGCgacagtagtagcagtagtagcgACTCGTCCAGTTCGGATGATAAACgtaagaaaagaagaaagaaaaaacggAAAgctgaaaaaagaaagaagaaagcgAAGCGAATGGCAAaagcgaagaaaaaaagaaggaggaAAGTAAGTACGGATTCTAGTAGCAGTGATTCGTCTGATGGCAGAAGGAAGAAAAAACGGAAGGTGTCCAGTAAAAAGTTGAAACAGAAAAAAGAATATACCGATAAACGAGAGAATAACGAAGACCTAGTGAAAACGATACAAAAGTCTTCTTTAGAATCATCGCCGGAAAATGTAAAACTGATACGATCGCAGGTACCGATAAAGAAGGTTAAAGATGAGGCGAAGAGCGGACGCAGAAAGAGATCGATTGAAAAGCACGATATATGGAGCAAAGAATCGGAATTAGTTAGGAAAGTGATTCCTGAGAGCAGTGTGCCTAGCAAAACGCATAAAGATGATGAGAAGAAGAGCAAGACCGACGAACGTTACTTGGAAGAGTGGGAAATGGAATCTGTAATAGTGACACAAAAAGGGGAGAAAATATCGAAAAGCAGCGTTGAGAAAGTAGAAAACGTTGAGATAGAGAACATTcgaaaaatagaaaagaaagatGAAAGAAGTAAGAAGGAAGATAGAAGCAAGAAGGATGAACATTTTAAAGAAAAATGCTTGAATATTGGCAAGGAAGCCGTGCAAGGAGGTTTGAAGATGGAAGAGGACGGCGAGggaaagaagaaaaggaaacgggagaaagagaggaagaataGCAGCGAATTTCTGACCGAGTGGGAGAAAGAAAGCGAACGTATGACACAGCAGATAATGCAGGATGAAGTGAAGCTTTCGAAGAAGTTAGAGAAACAGAAGAAAGAGAAATGGGGCGAGACTGAGTTCGATACGTTGAATGTCCCGTCGTTGACGCAGCTCGAAAgggaagtgaacaagaggcAATTACTTGCGGACGAATGGGAAGTCGACAGCCTGGAAGCTGTACCTGATTTGACGATAAATAAGAAAAAATCTTCACGTACTTCGAAGAAACTGGAGAAAGAGATTCGATACGACAAAAAGACGGACACATATATTTCTATAGAAAAGGAaactttaagagaatgtaaaagaAGGCAAGACAGACTGTCCGCAATCAGGATCTGGGAGGAAGAACAGGAGGAAGGTGAGAGGGAAGCTATGATGATCATTGAACAGAAAAACAAAAGGAAGAAGGATGAGTGGGATATCGAGGAGGAGTCGTACTTGCGTGAGAAAAGTGAGAGAAAAGAGATTGTAGACagtagtgcttctaaaatcgacAATAGTCACAAAGAAGTAAGCTCAATCAGCAAAGAAACAGATGCGTCGATGAAAAATGATGTTATTATTGCCAAGAAAAACAAAAAGAGCCGCTGGGATATGGCGTCGCAATCTGAAGAGAAGATAGAGTTGAAGGCTCCTGTTATGTGGGAGGAGGAATGTGCAGAATGGACGAAAGTGAACAAATTTGAGCGCAGAGTATCTTTGGACCGCTGTGACACGATGTTACCCAAGGTCAAAATTAAAGACGAGGACGTTTGTATGGTTGAAGAGCAGACGAGAAAGTCTACGTCAAAAAACTCCAGTTCTGATATTATCgaattatttcctagaaagtctcAAGATGTGAATTTGTTAGAGCCTTCTTGGGTTCCGGAGGAACATAATAGAAGCAAGTCGCGGATGAGAAGTTTGGAGAGCGGTACCCAGAGAGATGTGTTTTCCGATAAAGTGAAGGAACTGTCATCTACGAAAGAGCAACGCACTGCGGAACACTTGAAGGGTATATACGAGCTGGACGTGAAGTTGAAGAACAAAAATGTAGAATTGTATAGTCCTAGTTCTCCAGCTGCATCCCAGAAGTCCGAG GAGATTGAAGATTTTAACAACAGTCACGTAAGTTCCTTAAGTCTGGAAAAAGATCAGCTTCAGGAGAAGCCAAAGAAGGAAGCGCTAATCAAGTCTGACGAAGAACCCGTTCCTAACATACCTCTTCAAATAAAGTATCGAGATAGCAAGTATGCAAAGCTTGTAGCAGCAAAGGATGAATTTGAAGAAATGCTAGGAGTACAGAAAATGGAGGATCAAATGCTTCCGATAGATGAACTATGTTCCAATGCTAATTACAAATCTCTACGAATGGATATATTCGCAGAATACGAATCCGATGAATCGCGTGGGAAGGCAAGTAACAAAAGTTCCGAGGCAGTATCTTCATCTGCCAGTGtcaaaggagaagaagaaacgaACGAGGGGAAAGCCGCGCTCAAGTTAATTCCTAAACAACTATTAGTTCGACGAAACAATGAACGTACGAAGACAAAATTGATCGCAGATGATCCCATACAGCACGCTGCAGCTCTATTAACTATCCAGAAAAAGCTTCGAGAATCGCACGCCGTGAGGAACGACGTAAAGGATGTACCATGTGAGGAACCTTCAGCTGAATTTAAAATTGACTGTGAAAAGAAAACCAATATTGAAGCGCCAATAACTGAAATCGTTCCTACTGAGCAGATCACTATAACGGATGTCAAGGTGGACTCTAAAGATTTGTCAATAACGGTGAAGACGTCTATTACCACGAAGTCGGATTCACCAGGAGCAGTGAAACTTGATTTCGAGGAGTATAAATCTATCGATAAAACAGGCAAAGTAGAAGAATTCAAGAAGTCTAGAGCAGTCAGCAGTAAAGATATTAGCGATACGGAGAGCCAGATAAGATCTCCAAGTAGAGAACAGAAGAGGAGTCCTGGTAGAAAAGAGAACAGGGAGGATAAGCGGATTAGCGATCGTAGTAGGGAAAAGAGAGACAAGAAATTTGATGATAGAGAAAGAGGAGACAGAAGGAGTTTGAAACAGGAGTATAGCGAAAGTAGGAGAAGATCTAGCCCTTGCGGAAGTCGTAGGAAAAGAAGAAGCACTTCCTGGGATCAAGAGGGAAGTCGTAGCGAAAGTCACAGTCGTAGCTGGAGTAGAAGCAGAAGCAAAAGTCCAAAAAGGAAAGAAGAATCTATTGTAGCTTCTTCTAGTAGGGAAAAGCGATCGAACAGAATCGACGACGACAGACCCGATAGATCCAGAATTGATGATAGAAGGGAAAGATCAACAAGAAGTCCTCGACCTAACACTGCCACATACAATAAAG aacattttaagaaacatgtaTCTACAAAaggagatcgcgatgaatggaaCAGAAGAAAATATAGCTGTGCGGAAAGGGAAAAGGAAAGTAGATCGTACGATGCAGTAGAAGTGCTAAGGGAGAGAAACGTAGAATCTGACAGACATAGAGATAGTAGATTTCGTGGAGACGAAGCAGATCGATCCATGTGGTCATACGAGTCGGAGAATATTCTCCGCGATGGAAACGAGTCTCTGGACTCTTATCCAAACGGTCAAGATCTAGATGTTGATTACGAGGAAAAAGCTTATTATAGGGATGATAGTATCGAACGGGATATTATGGAAGGTCCATTCCGTCCTTCATCAAAGTTCAAACACAG gAAAAGTAGACCTGGTGCGAGGAGGGACAGACAAtgggagaaagaaaaagaatcgGTAGATTTAGACAGACATGGGCACGCTCGAAGAGCAGAGAAAATACCGCCGTCATCTAGAGGTCGTTCTCCACCACGTCCAAGGAGATCGTCACCTAGATCGTCCCATGACCGATTTCGACGTGGATCCAGATCGCATTCGAAGTCATGGTCAAGATCAAGGTCACGATCCAGGTCAAGATCTAGATCACGATCTCGATCAACGTCCAGGCCCCGATCGATGATGCGTTCAAGATCGAGATCTAGATCCAGATCAGGATCTCGTTCAAGGACTAGGTCTAATTCTGCCTCGAGAATGAGGAATCCGGATCATTTACAAATGGCGGAACGATTACGATCCTCCAG GTCACCTTCAATGGGTCGAGGTAGAAACAACGAGAGTTCGAGGGAAAGGAATGATGAGCGCGATAATATGACTTTAGATGACTGTGCTGAAAGAGGTAGACGGATAGAAACAATCGTACAATCCGTGTCCGGATTAGCAAGGGATTCGTCCGTGTTAGACGCTAATATGCATATAGGTGACAATATGGAGACAGTGGCGACAAGTTTTCAGTATTCAGCTGAGAACGAAGttggaaatgaatattattatacGGAGAATAATTTGACCTATCCACCATGCATTGATGACACGACTACAAGTTCTCCGAAACGTTTGTCTCTAGACGATAG GCTAGAACTTGAACTGGGAATTAAGAAACAGCAAGATGGTACAAGTGTACCGAACGAGTATGGAGACAATTTTAATACGAACATATGCTATCCATCGCCAaatcagcaacagcaacaaatGCTGTACCGTCAGCAACCTACTGTTTTACAA GTCGGCAATGTGTTGCAAGTAGTACCTGCAGACTTTAACGGAGTTCCAGTACGCAGGGAGTCTGCCAGCTCTTCGACAGCCCCTATCGTACGGGGTTCTAGCCAAGTAGTGCGCGTAGGTAATGTTCTTCAAGTTGTACCGACATCATTAGACTGGAGCGGTGGACAGACCTCGACGGTCGAACAATCCGGCGGAATGATGTACACCGCGACAGTCCCTCAACCATCCCCAGTCCCTTCGATCCCTATATCTGTACCTGTTCCAGTACCCGTCCCGATGCCTGTACCTGCTGTTCCACCCGCCATGACTTCGTCGACACCTGTTTCTACTCTGTCGCCTGTTCCAATACCTCTTTCCGTCCCTGTGCCTGTTCCTGGTCCAGTTTCGCTTCCGGTGACGCAGACATTTTCCAGAACAGAAGTGGTACCACAGA AAGTGCCAGTTTTGCCAGTATACAATTATGAGGCCATTTTAGAAACTCGTAGAAAGGAACAAGAAGAACGTAAAAGATTACGTGAAATTAGGAGGAAAGAAAAGGAACGCAGGcgaattgagcgaatcaatcgtCGTGCCCTTCGACTGTTAGAGAAAAATAATATGCGCCAATCGGAGAACACGAACCAGCAGAAAAGTACAGCTCTGGACCCGTCTGTTTTGAAAGCTCTTCGAGAAAGCGAGGAACAAGCCAACGCGGAGAAACAGCAAGCGGCCATTGTTCTGGAAAAGAAGGAAGAAACGTCAGTGGTAGCAACCTCTACTTCCGCGGAGGAAGAAGAGGTTCCTGCTGAAGAGGAtgaggaggaagaagaggaggaagaggctGAGGTGGAGGATGACGAAGAGGATGAGGAAGAAGTGGAAGAGGAtgatgaagaagaagaggaagatgaAGAGAAATCAAAGGTGAACAAATCGAAAAATGAAATCAATGAAGCTACtgcgacaacaacaacaatcaCGCTAGATGAAACGAGTAAAATTCAGATTGAAGCAGAGTCTAAAGAATGGCCGGAGTTGCCACCAGTACCATTGAAGGGAATTTTAATGACATCAGGTTTCAG AAGAACCTCGGTTCCCAATGGTAATGTGGATGATTTATCTACCCCTGAAAACGAAAGTGGAGACAATACAGATAGAGAAGGCACAGAAGTGGATAAGAATGAATTTAGCAGGGATGAAGCTGGTGAAAACAAATCAAGCAGATCAAAGACTCAAGTGAAAAAATCAAAATCGAAGTCAATTAAGTGGAAGCAGAGAAATAAAAAGTCGGTGCAATTCGCGGATGGAATTAAACCTGGAGAAGGTACCAGTCCCAGTGGTGGTGAAGGAGATATGCCTTCCCCTCCACCACCTACATCCGTGACTACACGAAGCGGAATTCGTGACGTCCGAAGGTCTAGCTCTAGGAAGAGCAGGAAACAAGAAAAGAGAACACGACCTCCGAAAGCAAAGAAAAAAGTAAAG GTAAAGATCATAAAACTGAAGAAACCTCGTGTCACACCGTTAACAGCGATGATGATGGATGATTCAGACGAATTGGAAGATCgttcaccaccaccaccacctccaGGATCTCCACCACCGCCGCATCTTTGGCCAAGTTATCTTTCAGCATACAACGGAAATAGTCGTGCAATTGAAGTTCAACCGACGGCCACAATCTCAAACTCTTCCGTTCAACCTCCACCACCTCCTACTCCGCTGCCTCTTTTAGTTCCTCCTCCCCCTCTTAATTATACGATACAACCTTGCAGTAAGGCGTaa